A region from the Benincasa hispida cultivar B227 chromosome 12, ASM972705v1, whole genome shotgun sequence genome encodes:
- the LOC120067240 gene encoding conserved oligomeric Golgi complex subunit 4: MASTPTGSITAVEDDRHLDHQDSIKFGSTEALEHIRTLTDVGAMTRLLHECIAYQRALDLNLDNLLSQRSDLDKQLVQLQRSAEVIGIVEADADYMLSNVTSTCDLADQVSAKVRDLDLAQSRVNSTLLRIDAIVERGNCIEGVKKALDSEDYESAAKYVQTFLQIDDKYKDSGSDQREQLLESKKQLEGIVRKRLSAAVDQRDHSMILRFIRLYSPLGLEEEGLQVYVGYLKKVIGMRSRLEFENLVELMEQQYQNHNVGSNQNQINFVGALTNLFKDIVLAIEENDEILRSLCGEDGIVYAICELQEECDSRGSLILKKYMEYRKLAQLSSEINAQNKNLLAVGGTEGPDPREVELYLEELLMLMQLGEDYTEFMVSKIKGLSSIDPELVPRATKAFRSGSFSKAVQDITGFYVILEGFFMVENVRKAIKIDEPVPDSLTTSMVDDVFYVLQSCLRRAISTSNISSLIAVLSGASSLLSNEYQEALQQKMREPNLGAKLFLGGVGVQKTGTEIATALNNMDVSSEYVLKLKHEIEEQCAEVFPAPADREKVKSCLSELGDMSNTFKQALNAGLEQLVGTVTPRIRPVLDTVATISYELSEAEYADNEVNDPWVQRLLHAVETNAAWLQPLMTANNYDSFVHLVIDFIVKRLEVIMVQKRFSQLGGLQLDRDARALVSYFSSMTQRTVRDKFARLTQMATILNLEKVSEILDFWGENSGPMTWRLTPAEVRRVLGLRVDFKPEAIAALKL; this comes from the exons ATGGCTTCCACTCCCACCGGCTCCATCACCGCCGTTGAAGATGACCGTCACCTCGATCATCAGGACTCCATCAAATTCGGCTCAACGGAGGCACTTGAACACATTCGAACCCTTACTGACGTCGGAGCCATGACCCGTCTCCTTCACGAGTGCATTGCCTACCAGCGCGCTCTAGACCTCAATCTTGACAATCTTCTCTCTCAACGCTCCGACCTCGACAAGCAGCTCGTCCAGCTTCAACGCTCCGCTGAAGTCATCGGCATAGTTGAAGCCGATGCTGACTACATGCTCTCCAATGTCACATCCACCTGCGACCTCGCCGACCAGGTTAGCGCCAAGGTCCGCGATCTTGATCTGGCTCAGTCGCGGGTCAATTCCACCTTGCTTCGCATCGACGCCATTGTCGAGAGAGGGAATTGTATTGAAGGCGTTAAGAAAGCGCTCGATTCCGAGGATTACGAATCTGCGGCCAAGTATGTGCAGACGTTTCTCCAAATCGATGATAAGTACAAGGATTCCGGGTCGGATCAGAGGGAACAATTGTTGGAATCGAAGAAACAGTTGGAGGGAATTGTCAGGAAGAGGCTCTCGGCGGCTGTGGATCAGCGAGATCATTCCATGATCTTGCGATTCATACGGCTTTACTCTCCGTTAGGTTTGGAGGAGGAAGGGTTGCAGGTTTATGTTGGGTACTTGAAGAAGGTGATTGGAATGAGGTCTAGGCTTGAATTTGAGAATTTGGTAGAGCTGATGGAGCAGCAATACCAAAATCATAATGTGGGAAGCAATcaaaaccaaattaattttgttgGGGCCTTGACAAATTTGTTCAAGGATATTGTTTTGGCTATAGAAGAAAATGATGAGATCTTAAGGAGTCTCTGTGGTGAGGATGGGATTGTATACGCAATATGTGAACTTCAGGAGGAGTGTGATTCGCGTGGATCTTTAATCTTGAAGAAGTATATGGAATATAGGAAATTGGCTCAGTTGTCGTCTGAAATCAATGCTCAAAACAAGAATTTGCTAGCTGTTGGTGGAACAGAAGGACCGGACCCTAGGGAAGTCGAGTTATACTTGGAAGAATTATTGATGCTGATGCAGTTGGGTGAGGATTACACTGAATTCATGGTCTCCAAAATCAAGGGATTGAGTTCTATAGATCCAGAGTTGGTTCCTCGAGCTACAAAGGCTTTCAGAAGTGGAAGTTTTAGCAAAGCAGTTCAAGATATCACAGGGTTCTATGTGATTCTGGAGGGATTTTTCATGGTTGAAAATGTAAGGAAAGCTATCAAGATAGATGAGCCGGTGCCTGATAGTCTTACAACTTCTATGGTGGACGATGTGTTCTATGTTCTACAGAGTTGCTTAAGACGTGCGATTTCCACTTCGAATATCAGCTCATTGATTGCAGTTCTGAGTGGTGCCAGTAGTCTACTGAGCAATGAGTACCAAGAGGCATTACAACAGAAAATGCGAGAACCAAATTTAGGTGCAAAACTATTTTTAGGTGGTGTTGGTGTACAAAAGACGGGGACAGAGATTGCAACAGCCTTGAATAACATGGACGTGAGTAGTGAATATGTTTTGAAACTCAAACATGAGATTGAGGAGCAATGTGCGGAG GTATTTCCTGCGCCTGCAGACAGGGAAAAAGTGAAATCTTGTTTATCTGAATTGGGTGACATGAGCAACACTTTCAAGCAAGCTTTGAATGCTGGCCTGGAACAATTAGTTGGAACTGTAACACCACGGATTCGCCCAGTTTTGGATACTGTTGCAACAATTAGCTATGAATTGTCCGAGGCTGAGTATGCTGATAACGAAGTGAATGACCCATGGGTCCAAAGACTTCTCCATGCAGTGGAGACAAATGCGGCATGGCTTCAGCCTCTAATGACTGCCAACAATTACGACTCGTTCGTGCATTTGGTGATCGACTTTATCGTCAAGAGGCTTGAAGTGATTATGGTGCAGAAAAGGTTTAGTCAGCTTGGAGGGCTTCAACTCGACAGAGATGCAAGGGCTTTGGTAAGCTACTTTTCAAGCATGACTCAAAGAACTGTTCGAGATAAGTTTGCTCGTCTCACTCAAATGGCTACAATTCTCAACTTAGAGAAGGTTTCAGAGATTCTAGACTTTTGGGGTGAGAACTCAGGGCCTATGACATGGAGACTTACTCCAGCAGAGGTCAGGCGTGTGTTGGGTCTTAGAGTTGATTTTAAACCTGAAGCTATTGCTGCACTTAAATTGTGA
- the LOC120067765 gene encoding pyruvate dehydrogenase E1 component subunit alpha-3, chloroplastic, with translation MSFSSSLKILQPLPLNSTRSNEKPLFFDPFRSSSKFLGSRFRIPSLSKSNTRSRSSPAVAVSDVVKEKKLKPSSNLLITKEEGLVLYEDMVLGREFEDMCAQMYYRGKMFGFVHLYNGQEAVSTGFIKLLTKRDTVVSTYRDHVHALSKGVPSREVMSELFGKTTGCCRGQGGSMHMFSKEHNLIGGFAFIGEGIPVATGAAFTSKYKREVLKEADCEDVTLAFFGDGTCNNGQFFECLNMAALWKLPIVFVVENNLWAIGMSHLRATSDPEIWKKGPAFGMPGVHVDGMDVLKVREVAKEAIGRARRGEGPTLVECETYRFRGHSLADPDELRDPDEKARYAARDPIVALKKYLLENNLASEQELKGIKDKIVEVVEDAVSFADESPLPARSQLLENVFADPKGFGIGPDGKYRCEDPKFTEGTAHV, from the exons ATGTCCTTCTCTTCATCACTCAAAATCCTCCAACCCCTTCCTCTCAACTCCACCAGATCCAATGAAAAACCCCTTTTCTTTGATCCCTTTAGATCCTCCTCCAAGTTTCTTGGATCTCGATTCCGCATCCCTTCTCTATCTAAATCCAATACTCGCTCTCGATCTTCCCCTGCCGTTGCCGTTTCCGATGTTGTCAAGGAGAAGAAGCTCAAACCCAGTTCCAATTTG CTGATTACAAAAGAAGAGGGTTTGGTACTGTATGAGGACATGGTATTAGGCAGAGAGTTTGAGGATATGTGTGCACAGATGTATTACAGAGGCAAAATGTTTGGTTTTGTTCACCTTTACAATGGCCAAGAAGCTGTTTCAACCGGGTTCATCAAGCTTCTTACAAAGAGGGATACTGTAGTGAGCACTTATCGTGATCACGTTCATGCTCTCAGCAAGGGAGTTCCATCCCGTGAGGTCATGAGTGAGCTTTTTGGAAAGACCACTGGTTGCTGCCGTGGTCAAGGTGGCTCGATGCATATGTTCTCGAAAGAACATAATCTGATAGGTGGCTTCGCCTTCATTGGGGAAGGCATACCAGTGGCCACTGGTGCTGCATTTACATCTAAATACAAGAGAGAGGTTTTAAAAGAGGCAGACTGTGAAGACGTCACTCTGGCGTTTTTCGGGGATGGAACTTGCAACAATGGCCAGTTCTTTGAGTGTTTGAACATGGCTGCTTTGTGGAAATTGCCAATTGTATTTGTCGTGGAGAATAATCTTTGGGCAATTGGAATGTCACATTTGAGGGCTACTTCAGATCCTGAGATTTGGAAGAAGGGTCCTGCATTTGGAATGCCTGGCGTTCATGTTGATGGTATGGATGTTTTGAAGGTGAGGGAGGTTGCAAAAGAGGCAATtggaagagctaggagaggagAAGGACCAACTCTCGTGGAATGTGAAACCTATAGGTTTAGAGGACACTCACTGGCTGATCCAGATGAACTCCGTGACCCTG ATGAGAAGGCCCGTTATGCTGCTAGAGATCCCATTGTAGCTTTGAAGAAGTACTTGCTGGAGAATAATCTAGCCAGTGAACAAGAGCTAAAGGGAATAAAAGATAAGATAGTTGAGGTGGTTGAGGATGCAGTTAGTTTTGCAGATGAAAGTCCCCTTCCAGCCAGAAGCCAGTTATTAGAGAATGTTTTTGCTGATCCTAAAGGCTTTGGAATTGGGCCTGATGGAAAGTACAGATGTGAGGATCCCAAGTTCACAGAAGGCACTGCACATGTCTAA